A DNA window from Vagococcus penaei contains the following coding sequences:
- the fliJ gene encoding flagellar export protein FliJ: MKAYKFTMEKVLTVRQSEEDVAKKGFLEKKALQMAEESKLEHFKKASHEMKHNTQNFSNINSLRMQYLYQNFLDEQIVLQAKEVEKINQQVIEELDVLLDKQKNRKMIEKLKEKQLASYQEQYKKEEQKELDEMGTLRFGANYY; this comes from the coding sequence GTGAAAGCTTATAAATTTACAATGGAAAAAGTTTTAACTGTTAGACAATCAGAAGAAGATGTTGCAAAAAAAGGTTTCTTAGAAAAAAAAGCATTGCAAATGGCTGAGGAATCAAAACTTGAACACTTTAAAAAAGCTAGTCATGAGATGAAACATAATACGCAAAATTTTTCTAATATCAATAGTTTAAGAATGCAGTACTTATATCAAAACTTCTTAGATGAACAGATTGTACTCCAAGCTAAAGAAGTTGAGAAAATTAATCAACAAGTTATTGAAGAACTGGATGTACTACTAGATAAACAAAAAAATCGCAAAATGATTGAAAAGTTAAAAGAAAAACAATTAGCTAGCTACCAAGAGCAATATAAAAAAGAAGAGCAAAAAGAGTTGGATGAAATGGGAACGTTACGATTTGGAGCAAATTATTATTAG
- a CDS encoding flagellar hook-length control protein FliK produces MNVEKVVDVKKTTIPNDSSKTDTVLFNKVLDKKTFDNTLVDSDNESSHHQDGLANETQQSEPVETKNKLAIYRMASDSVVNGEFIKITGQTNLTQSPKEINTHSLLTNQKLVDPDVSQVLRAFNGILDDGTQVNVLLPVDGQQVVDDLVTIPTVSLEELIKLLEVAGDTTNGEVVDIVIKEGQITTAITSIGQSDKLLVDKQSTVNILQGTTKDGQVLEFLIASSPVPKELPETTNSQPVSESVDELPSLSLESVGRFPTQILKSPMLSDAKMSPTSVNEKEFSNNIFIEDQLNVTKQPQQFAKLSDSYILKSVSDRTAVFQFQQQNLSNLEKQLVAQHQTLADGQKSVMKLVLHPEKLGQVDIHLQMTDGKISAKLMVGSEQVKHLFEKSLPVLEQNLSKQNIQLEKVEIVQSVSQNQQLTFDFSGEFSRQQQEHRHQKFQSHATLSNGKYTESSEKAETNTVVESERIDILV; encoded by the coding sequence ATGAATGTTGAAAAAGTGGTAGATGTAAAGAAAACGACTATACCAAATGATTCGTCTAAAACCGATACAGTTTTATTTAATAAAGTCTTAGATAAAAAAACATTCGATAATACCTTAGTTGATTCGGATAACGAATCGAGTCATCATCAAGATGGACTAGCTAATGAAACTCAACAAAGCGAACCAGTGGAAACCAAAAATAAACTGGCTATCTATCGAATGGCAAGTGATTCAGTAGTAAATGGAGAGTTTATTAAGATAACGGGTCAAACTAATTTAACTCAATCGCCTAAAGAAATAAACACGCATTCCTTACTAACGAATCAAAAGTTGGTTGATCCTGATGTGTCTCAAGTCTTACGAGCATTTAATGGCATACTAGATGATGGAACCCAGGTTAACGTATTGTTACCTGTGGATGGACAACAAGTAGTAGATGATTTGGTTACTATCCCAACAGTATCTTTAGAAGAATTAATTAAGTTACTTGAAGTTGCAGGAGATACAACAAATGGTGAAGTAGTTGATATTGTTATAAAAGAAGGTCAAATAACAACAGCTATTACTTCTATCGGTCAGTCCGATAAACTACTTGTTGACAAACAAAGTACGGTAAATATTTTACAAGGAACGACAAAAGATGGCCAAGTATTGGAGTTTTTAATAGCATCTAGTCCTGTACCAAAAGAATTACCGGAAACCACTAATTCGCAACCAGTATCAGAATCAGTAGATGAGCTTCCTAGTTTATCTCTGGAAAGTGTTGGTCGTTTTCCAACACAAATATTAAAAAGTCCAATGCTAAGTGATGCAAAAATGTCACCGACATCAGTTAATGAAAAAGAGTTCTCTAACAATATTTTTATAGAAGATCAATTAAATGTTACGAAACAACCGCAACAATTTGCTAAGTTGAGTGATAGTTACATTTTAAAATCAGTCAGTGACCGAACAGCAGTGTTTCAATTTCAACAGCAGAATTTAAGTAACTTAGAAAAACAATTGGTTGCTCAGCATCAGACATTAGCTGATGGACAAAAAAGTGTCATGAAACTAGTCTTACATCCTGAAAAATTGGGTCAAGTTGACATTCATTTACAAATGACGGATGGCAAAATTTCGGCAAAATTGATGGTAGGCTCTGAGCAAGTTAAACATTTATTTGAAAAAAGTTTACCTGTTTTAGAGCAAAATTTAAGTAAACAAAATATTCAACTAGAAAAAGTCGAGATTGTTCAATCAGTTAGTCAAAATCAACAACTAACGTTTGATTTTAGTGGTGAATTTTCTCGTCAACAACAAGAACATCGACATCAAAAATTTCAATCTCATGCAACACTTAGCAATGGTAAATATACTGAATCAAGTGAAAAAGCTGAGACTAATACCGTAGTCGAAAGTGAACGAATCGATATCTTAGTTTAA
- a CDS encoding flagellar hook capping FlgD N-terminal domain-containing protein translates to MADINSFSPMGRTQMQQAEMTAQKERSSGSDIKMDDFLKILAATMSNPSLGGESGSGGSNTDYISQLVQFTTLEQLKELGTNMEHTMLMAQQQQAITMIGQTVTLMTDDNQTVTGTIDGVKFLGGIPTIKVAGKNYLMSQITELAK, encoded by the coding sequence ATGGCAGACATTAATTCATTTTCACCAATGGGAAGAACCCAAATGCAGCAAGCAGAAATGACTGCACAAAAAGAACGCAGTAGTGGGTCAGATATTAAAATGGATGACTTTTTAAAAATTCTAGCAGCTACGATGAGTAATCCATCTTTAGGTGGAGAAAGTGGTAGCGGAGGAAGCAATACAGATTATATTTCGCAACTTGTCCAATTTACGACATTGGAACAACTAAAAGAGTTAGGAACTAATATGGAGCATACCATGCTCATGGCACAACAGCAGCAAGCAATAACTATGATTGGTCAAACTGTAACCTTAATGACTGATGACAATCAAACCGTCACTGGAACAATTGATGGTGTGAAGTTTTTAGGTGGTATTCCCACCATTAAAGTCGCTGGTAAAAATTATTTAATGAGCCAAATAACAGAATTAGCTAAATAA
- a CDS encoding flagellar hook-basal body complex protein, whose protein sequence is MLKSLYSGVSGMKSLQTKMDVVSNNIANVNTVGFKAGRVRFQDIMSQTEANAQGPNDFGLGGMNARQVGLGVKVGAIDTMTGIGAPQTTGRNLDFALDNKGYFILRSSNTDETSYYTRDGSFSLDADGTLVTANGFKVMSRGTATGQPVLYDANFDLATSMATNGQLVPTQIQQTIPDPNNAGQTINLVNYSIDSTGLVTGKYSNDETYVLGQVQIATFANAEGLEKTGNNNYVATNNSGEANVIVPGTDGSGKMIQGALEGSNVDLANEFTEMIIASRAYQANSRSITTSDEMLQELINLKR, encoded by the coding sequence ATGCTTAAATCATTATATTCAGGTGTTAGTGGAATGAAGAGTTTACAAACGAAAATGGATGTGGTCTCAAATAATATTGCAAATGTTAATACGGTTGGTTTTAAAGCAGGCCGGGTAAGATTTCAAGATATTATGAGTCAAACAGAAGCCAATGCTCAAGGACCTAACGATTTTGGTTTAGGTGGGATGAATGCCCGCCAAGTTGGCTTAGGTGTTAAAGTTGGGGCGATTGATACTATGACGGGAATCGGTGCACCACAAACGACTGGTCGTAATTTAGATTTTGCGTTAGATAATAAAGGTTACTTTATTTTAAGAAGTAGTAACACAGATGAAACAAGTTACTATACACGTGACGGATCATTTAGTTTAGATGCAGATGGTACGTTAGTAACTGCTAATGGGTTTAAGGTAATGTCTCGAGGAACAGCAACTGGTCAACCTGTTTTATATGATGCTAATTTTGATTTAGCGACATCCATGGCAACTAATGGACAACTTGTACCAACACAAATCCAACAAACGATTCCAGATCCTAATAATGCTGGCCAGACAATTAACTTGGTGAATTATAGCATTGACTCAACTGGTCTAGTTACAGGTAAGTATAGTAATGATGAAACCTATGTTCTAGGACAAGTTCAAATTGCCACTTTTGCGAATGCGGAAGGTTTAGAAAAAACAGGAAATAACAATTATGTGGCAACGAATAACTCTGGCGAAGCTAACGTGATTGTTCCTGGAACGGATGGATCTGGAAAAATGATTCAAGGTGCTTTAGAAGGATCTAATGTTGACTTAGCCAATGAATTTACAGAAATGATTATCGCTAGTCGCGCGTATCAAGCAAATTCTAGAAGTATTACAACGTCTGATGAGATGTTACAAGAATTAATTAACTTAAAACGTTAG
- a CDS encoding flagellar FlbD family protein, whose product MIELTMLNNTKFYLNCSLLARIEASPDTIITLVDGTTLMVKESPEKVANLFLVYHQQVHRERFDIG is encoded by the coding sequence ATGATTGAGTTAACTATGTTAAATAATACTAAATTTTATTTGAATTGCTCATTACTAGCACGTATTGAAGCATCTCCTGATACAATCATTACACTTGTCGATGGGACGACATTAATGGTGAAAGAATCTCCAGAAAAAGTTGCTAATTTATTTTTAGTTTATCACCAACAGGTTCATAGGGAACGTTTTGATATTGGTTAA
- a CDS encoding flagellar basal body-associated FliL family protein, whose translation MKKKNVDETVKEDKKPKSKTPLLIIIVLVVGLVAATGGTVIGNLLTHKTAVKEVSQNKNSKIANDAVTVPLDEFLTNLAKGEKGQSPYIKIQLSLLAENEDEAKAIEKNKDVIRDSVVNVLRKKQSESILNDAKGIESLKEELKGTINEAVGSELVKEVFITNLVIQ comes from the coding sequence ATGAAAAAGAAAAATGTTGATGAAACCGTTAAAGAAGACAAAAAACCAAAAAGTAAAACACCATTATTAATTATTATCGTGTTAGTAGTTGGTTTAGTTGCAGCAACTGGTGGGACAGTAATAGGAAATTTATTAACACATAAGACGGCTGTTAAAGAAGTTAGCCAAAATAAAAATAGTAAGATTGCTAATGACGCAGTAACCGTTCCTTTAGACGAATTTTTAACCAACCTAGCTAAAGGAGAGAAGGGCCAGTCACCATACATTAAAATTCAATTATCACTTTTAGCAGAAAATGAAGACGAAGCCAAAGCAATTGAAAAAAATAAAGATGTTATTCGTGATAGTGTCGTGAATGTTTTACGTAAAAAACAATCTGAAAGCATTTTGAATGATGCTAAAGGGATTGAGTCGTTAAAAGAAGAATTAAAGGGAACAATTAATGAAGCAGTCGGTTCTGAATTAGTTAAAGAAGTGTTTATCACTAATTTAGTCATTCAGTAG
- a CDS encoding flagellar biosynthetic protein FliO, which produces MSSIFYILKSLFFLIVVLVIAKVTIKYMSQWTKNQGKHIQIIEKNQIGKETSLCITKVCQTYYLMSVGQDKISMMKELTDDEVQEILAAQKQAEKTRELQMNQYKQTSQSVLQKVISFVGKRKQP; this is translated from the coding sequence GTGTCGAGTATTTTTTACATTTTGAAAAGTTTGTTTTTTTTGATTGTTGTTTTAGTGATTGCTAAAGTTACAATCAAATACATGAGTCAGTGGACAAAAAATCAGGGCAAGCACATTCAAATTATTGAGAAAAATCAAATTGGGAAAGAAACTAGTCTTTGTATTACCAAGGTTTGTCAGACCTATTATTTGATGAGTGTTGGTCAAGACAAAATTAGTATGATGAAAGAGCTGACAGATGATGAAGTTCAAGAAATTTTGGCGGCTCAAAAACAAGCGGAAAAGACACGGGAGTTACAAATGAATCAATATAAGCAAACTAGTCAATCTGTCTTGCAAAAGGTCATTAGTTTTGTTGGAAAGAGGAAACAACCATGA
- the fliP gene encoding flagellar type III secretion system pore protein FliP (The bacterial flagellar biogenesis protein FliP forms a type III secretion system (T3SS)-type pore required for flagellar assembly.): MLVISLFIWVDQVSAVSVNEMTNTLNKLSGNDGSSDVIKLFVLMTVLTLVPTLLILTTSFTRIIMVLSFVRSSLGTQQTPPNQVLLGIALFLTFFIMRPVYNDVNANAIQPLMKDEITQVQAIKEAEKPIKQFMLKQTREKDLELFVKNSGTKAPKNPESLPLVVVIPAFLISELRTAFSIGFLIFLPFLVIDMAVSSILMSMGMFMLSPVMISLPFKLLLFVLVDGWYLVVESLVRGFQ; the protein is encoded by the coding sequence ATGTTAGTCATTAGTTTGTTTATATGGGTTGACCAAGTATCTGCAGTGAGTGTCAATGAAATGACGAATACGTTAAATAAATTATCAGGTAATGATGGCTCATCAGATGTGATTAAATTATTTGTTTTAATGACTGTACTAACATTAGTACCGACGTTATTAATTTTAACAACTTCATTTACCCGCATTATCATGGTATTGTCTTTTGTTCGTAGTTCTCTAGGAACACAACAAACACCACCTAATCAAGTTTTACTAGGGATTGCTTTGTTTTTAACTTTCTTTATTATGCGACCAGTTTATAATGACGTAAATGCAAATGCCATTCAACCGTTAATGAAAGATGAAATCACCCAAGTACAAGCAATTAAAGAAGCTGAAAAACCGATTAAACAATTTATGCTCAAACAAACGCGTGAAAAAGATTTAGAATTATTTGTTAAAAATTCGGGTACAAAAGCACCAAAAAATCCAGAATCATTACCACTAGTAGTTGTTATTCCAGCATTTTTGATTAGTGAATTACGAACTGCTTTTAGTATTGGATTTTTAATCTTTTTACCATTTTTAGTTATTGATATGGCGGTCTCGAGTATCCTCATGTCGATGGGGATGTTTATGCTATCTCCGGTTATGATTTCATTACCATTTAAGTTACTTTTATTTGTACTCGTAGATGGATGGTATTTAGTTGTCGAAAGTTTAGTCAGAGGATTTCAATAG
- the fliQ gene encoding flagellar biosynthesis protein FliQ, translating to MTVQMVLDVIHEAYMKIILIAGPILIIAMVVGLVISILQATTQLQEQTLSFVPKLLAVFVGLIVLGNFMLNTLLEFTKSLFSIISTL from the coding sequence ATGACCGTACAAATGGTATTAGATGTAATCCATGAAGCCTATATGAAAATTATTTTAATTGCAGGTCCAATTTTAATTATTGCGATGGTAGTGGGTTTGGTGATTAGTATTTTACAAGCGACAACACAGCTACAAGAGCAAACATTAAGTTTTGTACCAAAATTGTTAGCAGTTTTTGTAGGATTAATTGTTTTAGGGAACTTTATGTTAAATACATTATTAGAGTTTACAAAATCACTGTTTAGCATTATTTCAACATTATAA
- the fliR gene encoding flagellar biosynthetic protein FliR, translated as MTDVFVTFILIFTRLTAFMVTSPGFSFRNMPKLVKIMLSLGLALLVIETMEPVTIENNLFLLYLLVIKEILIGLSMGFITQILFSAIEMAGQLIDFQVGFSMGMIYDPSSGVQASNYGRFYYWLGLAVFFMTDFHLIILQTVINSFRAIPLGTYNINSGAINGTIMLFGESFKLALMLAAPMLIVALIVDVVLGIISRSVSQINVLMIGLPFKIFVTLLFMLALLPSLFDQVQHLLPTIQRYLQEFIQSISG; from the coding sequence GTGACAGACGTCTTTGTAACATTTATTTTAATTTTTACGCGATTAACGGCATTCATGGTGACTTCACCAGGTTTTTCATTTCGTAATATGCCAAAATTAGTTAAAATCATGCTATCTCTAGGTCTCGCGTTGTTGGTAATTGAAACGATGGAGCCAGTGACTATAGAGAATAATTTATTTCTATTATATTTATTAGTTATCAAAGAAATATTAATTGGTTTATCAATGGGCTTTATAACTCAAATTTTGTTTTCGGCAATTGAGATGGCTGGTCAATTAATCGATTTTCAAGTTGGTTTTTCGATGGGGATGATTTACGACCCATCCTCGGGTGTTCAAGCTTCTAATTATGGAAGATTTTACTATTGGTTAGGCTTGGCAGTTTTTTTTATGACTGATTTTCACTTAATCATTTTGCAAACAGTAATCAATTCTTTTCGAGCCATACCTTTAGGCACGTATAATATTAATTCTGGGGCAATTAATGGAACTATTATGTTATTTGGTGAATCATTTAAGCTGGCACTAATGTTGGCTGCACCAATGTTAATTGTCGCATTGATTGTGGATGTTGTCTTAGGAATTATTTCACGTAGTGTGTCACAAATTAACGTTTTGATGATTGGACTGCCATTTAAAATTTTTGTCACACTATTATTCATGTTGGCATTATTACCAAGTCTTTTTGACCAAGTGCAGCATCTATTGCCAACAATTCAGCGATATTTACAAGAATTTATTCAATCTATTTCCGGGTGA
- the flhB gene encoding flagellar biosynthesis protein FlhB: MSEKDGKTEKPTPKRLRDSRKKGDIAKSQELVSAASFAVFTLVFIPLWEFVANYSFKLLTSSFAKNFALDGFENNVAVIGFQSMIACLILIGPFLALGFLANFLASFVQVGFLFTGEAIKFDLKKLNPISGFKNIFSSQAIFGLIKNILKLIAIFYITYLEITGSLTDFINLSQVGVEHIFTFVLAFIKRLSIKLTLLLLVLGVADYVYNRYKFTKKLRMSKQEIKDEYKEQEGDPHVKSQRKALYHKMVGGVKNVKDATVVITNPTHLAIAIKYDRATDAAPMVIAEGADLMAQKIREEAKLYQIPIIENKPVARQLYKETGVLEPVPIAMYETIAEVLALVYRMNAESKHKI; the protein is encoded by the coding sequence ATGTCAGAAAAAGATGGAAAAACAGAAAAGCCCACCCCTAAGCGCTTGCGAGATTCGCGGAAAAAAGGTGACATTGCAAAGAGTCAAGAGCTAGTCTCAGCAGCTAGTTTTGCTGTTTTTACACTAGTCTTTATTCCTTTATGGGAATTTGTTGCTAATTATTCATTTAAATTATTAACGAGCAGTTTTGCAAAGAATTTTGCCTTAGATGGTTTTGAAAATAATGTGGCTGTTATTGGGTTTCAAAGTATGATAGCTTGCTTAATTTTAATTGGTCCATTTTTAGCATTAGGTTTTTTAGCAAATTTTTTAGCAAGTTTTGTTCAAGTGGGATTTTTATTCACTGGTGAAGCAATTAAATTTGACTTAAAAAAGTTAAATCCAATTTCTGGTTTTAAAAATATTTTTAGTTCACAAGCCATTTTCGGCCTAATTAAAAATATTTTAAAATTAATAGCGATTTTTTATATTACCTATTTAGAAATTACAGGATCATTAACTGATTTTATTAATTTAAGTCAAGTTGGAGTGGAACATATTTTTACTTTTGTTTTAGCTTTTATCAAGCGCTTGAGCATTAAATTAACACTTCTTCTTCTTGTCTTAGGTGTGGCTGATTATGTTTATAATCGGTATAAATTCACTAAAAAATTACGAATGTCTAAACAAGAAATTAAAGATGAATATAAGGAACAAGAGGGAGATCCTCATGTTAAATCGCAACGTAAGGCGTTATATCATAAAATGGTTGGTGGCGTAAAAAATGTTAAGGATGCGACGGTTGTTATTACGAACCCGACACATTTAGCGATTGCAATTAAATATGACCGAGCGACTGATGCTGCCCCAATGGTAATTGCCGAAGGAGCAGATTTGATGGCGCAAAAGATTCGCGAAGAAGCTAAATTATATCAGATTCCAATTATTGAAAATAAACCTGTGGCACGTCAACTATACAAAGAAACAGGTGTCTTAGAACCAGTACCAATTGCCATGTATGAAACTATCGCAGAAGTCTTAGCGTTGGTATACCGCATGAATGCAGAAAGTAAACATAAAATTTAA
- the flhA gene encoding flagellar biosynthesis protein FlhA, with translation MKDYSLKAKLKNVDYSDLIVSFIVVAVIGLIIIPLPSLLLDFLIIVNITIGINILLITLFTKRVLEFSTFPTLLLITTMFRLGLNISSTRLVLTQGNAGHVIDAFANVVTGNNYIVGAVLFIIITIVQIIVVTNGAGRVSEVSARFTLDAMPGKQMAIDADLNAGLISEDEAKKRREELQREASFFGAMDGASKFVKGDAIAGIIITLINLIGGILIFSIGQGMPMGESLSQFGKLSIGDGLVSQIPSLLISVSSGIIVTRSSDNKTFGGSIQGDLFKNPMIMWILATVLVLMALVPGFPKIPFLIIAMACAFIGYKLKEKDTNLKKRAVEERQALALQQKERELEEDDSVASFQVEPISIEIGYALISMTDDSLDNSLMKQIVTIRKQCAHELGVLLSPIRIRDNLQLGPNDYCIKIKGNEVARGDIYPNKFLVINPDSEDITLTGIPTKEPAFGLDALWVDEEDKEFADLHGMTIVEPVTVIATHLKEVIFNHTAELLGRQEVKALLEGIKDRYNVVIDELIPDIMRLGEVQKVLQNLLKEQIPINDLVTILETLADYGTMTKDSEILTEHVRQALKRTIVKQYLTEDQVLNVVTVHPEIEDIISKNIQKTASGSIPILKPDIITALFDSLNDVHSRLLSEGITHVLLASPNNRLIIKKLISYNFPDIGVLSLNEIPNEIPIETCGILTIPMNQE, from the coding sequence GTGAAGGATTATTCATTAAAAGCCAAATTAAAAAATGTTGATTATTCTGATTTAATTGTGTCATTCATAGTGGTAGCTGTTATTGGTTTGATTATCATTCCGCTTCCAAGCCTACTGTTAGATTTTTTAATTATTGTGAATATAACAATTGGGATCAATATCTTATTGATTACGCTTTTTACAAAAAGAGTGTTAGAATTTTCAACATTTCCAACATTACTCTTAATCACCACCATGTTCCGCTTAGGCTTAAATATCTCGTCAACACGTTTAGTCTTGACACAAGGAAATGCTGGCCATGTGATTGATGCCTTTGCGAATGTCGTGACAGGAAATAATTACATTGTGGGAGCAGTACTGTTTATTATTATTACAATTGTCCAAATTATTGTTGTGACAAATGGTGCTGGGCGAGTATCAGAAGTGTCGGCGCGTTTTACATTAGATGCGATGCCAGGAAAACAAATGGCAATTGATGCTGATTTAAATGCAGGCCTTATCTCAGAAGATGAAGCTAAAAAACGTCGTGAAGAATTACAACGCGAAGCGAGTTTTTTTGGGGCGATGGATGGTGCAAGTAAATTCGTCAAAGGAGACGCGATTGCAGGGATTATTATTACCCTAATAAACTTAATTGGTGGGATTTTAATTTTTTCAATTGGGCAAGGTATGCCTATGGGAGAGTCACTAAGTCAATTCGGTAAATTATCGATTGGGGATGGTCTGGTTAGTCAAATTCCTTCATTACTAATTTCTGTATCATCCGGTATTATTGTGACACGTTCTAGTGATAATAAAACGTTCGGTGGTTCTATTCAAGGGGACTTATTCAAAAATCCTATGATTATGTGGATTTTAGCGACCGTTTTAGTGTTGATGGCATTAGTACCAGGATTTCCTAAAATTCCTTTTCTAATCATAGCTATGGCTTGCGCTTTTATTGGCTACAAGTTAAAAGAGAAGGATACTAATTTGAAAAAACGGGCTGTTGAAGAACGTCAAGCACTAGCACTTCAACAAAAAGAACGTGAATTAGAAGAAGATGATAGTGTCGCTTCCTTTCAGGTGGAACCAATCTCAATTGAAATTGGGTATGCACTTATCTCAATGACTGATGATTCACTCGATAATAGCTTGATGAAACAAATTGTAACCATTCGTAAGCAATGTGCGCATGAATTGGGTGTGCTACTATCACCGATTCGGATTCGTGATAATCTGCAATTAGGACCGAATGATTATTGCATTAAAATCAAAGGTAATGAAGTTGCACGCGGTGATATTTATCCTAATAAATTTTTAGTCATTAATCCAGATTCTGAGGATATTACGCTCACTGGTATTCCAACTAAAGAACCAGCTTTTGGTTTAGATGCACTATGGGTTGATGAAGAAGATAAAGAGTTTGCAGATTTACATGGAATGACCATTGTAGAACCAGTGACAGTGATCGCAACACATTTAAAAGAAGTTATCTTTAATCATACGGCTGAGTTACTTGGTCGCCAAGAAGTGAAAGCTTTACTTGAAGGAATTAAAGATCGTTATAATGTTGTTATTGATGAGTTAATTCCTGATATTATGCGCTTAGGTGAGGTCCAAAAAGTTCTACAAAACTTATTAAAAGAACAAATTCCTATTAATGATTTAGTGACGATATTAGAAACACTAGCTGACTATGGCACGATGACAAAAGATTCGGAAATTTTAACAGAACATGTTCGCCAAGCTTTAAAACGAACGATTGTTAAGCAATATCTAACAGAAGATCAGGTTCTAAATGTTGTCACTGTGCATCCGGAAATTGAAGATATTATTAGCAAAAACATTCAAAAGACGGCTAGTGGCTCAATTCCAATTTTAAAACCTGATATCATCACAGCACTTTTTGACAGCTTAAATGACGTGCATAGTCGTCTACTATCAGAAGGTATCACACACGTCTTATTAGCATCACCTAATAATCGATTAATTATCAAGAAATTAATTTCTTATAATTTTCCTGATATTGGCGTTTTATCACTAAATGAAATACCAAATGAAATCCCGATTGAAACTTGTGGTATTTTGACTATTCCAATGAATCAAGAGTAA
- a CDS encoding sigma-70 family RNA polymerase sigma factor, with protein sequence MYEMSYEEEIIRYLPLVRRVVNRITIKNKEYEQDDLFNIGVIGLMDALKKFDASKQVPFESYARIRIKGAIIDEVRKTSKVSRSRMDQLNLYYQAKEKLESEYQKEATDQQICREMGISAKQLSVIYDTLHHLANISLEDTLFNNQGDATELKDMIQDESLVSADDKLFLAEAKESLSHAISTLKERDQLILNLYYVEELTLKEIAEVLEISVPRVSQLHGKIISQLKQLMEDE encoded by the coding sequence ATGTATGAAATGAGTTATGAAGAAGAAATCATTAGGTACTTACCATTAGTTCGACGTGTGGTCAATCGCATCACCATTAAAAACAAAGAGTATGAACAAGATGATTTGTTTAATATTGGTGTTATCGGATTAATGGACGCGTTAAAAAAGTTTGATGCTTCTAAGCAAGTACCGTTTGAGTCTTATGCTCGCATTCGAATTAAAGGAGCTATCATTGATGAAGTGAGAAAAACGTCAAAAGTGTCGAGAAGTCGTATGGATCAGTTGAATTTGTATTATCAAGCAAAGGAGAAGCTTGAAAGTGAGTATCAAAAAGAAGCGACGGATCAACAAATTTGTCGAGAGATGGGAATTAGCGCCAAACAATTAAGCGTCATCTATGATACTTTGCATCATTTGGCTAATATCTCATTGGAAGATACCCTCTTTAACAATCAAGGAGATGCAACGGAATTAAAAGATATGATTCAAGATGAATCGTTAGTTTCAGCAGATGATAAATTATTTTTAGCTGAAGCGAAGGAAAGTCTCAGTCATGCTATTTCTACTTTAAAAGAACGCGACCAATTAATTTTGAATCTATATTACGTTGAGGAGTTAACGTTGAAGGAAATTGCAGAGGTTTTAGAAATTTCAGTACCACGAGTATCGCAGTTGCATGGGAAAATAATCAGTCAATTAAAGCAATTAATGGAGGATGAATAG